A window from Tenacibaculum singaporense encodes these proteins:
- a CDS encoding zinc-dependent metalloprotease, whose translation MTKKILSTILVVFLALGFSLNAEAQRKKKKDTKKETTAKKDKLKKGGIQPYEKVVTKKHKTDEGLFKVHSKDAKYLFEIPDSLLNREMLMVTRIAKTASGIGFGGGKQNTQVLRWVKNKKQILLKVVSHNVVADTILPVHEAVVNSNFEPILFAFPIKAFSKDSTATVIDASPLFEGDVKAIAFPQRSRKRYKISKMDKTRSYIDRISSYPQNIEVRNVKTYIAGNPPSNSSVGSVTMELSNSMILLPKTPMKRRYFDERVGWFTSSQTDYGLDVQKSKSVTYLDRWRLEVKDEDLEKFKRGELVEPKKQIVYYIDRATPKKWRKYIKQGIEDWQIAFEAAGFKNAIIAKDAPTKEENPDWSPEDVRYSVVRYLASPIPNANGPHVSDPRSGEILESDINWYHNVMTLLHNWFFVQTAAINPDARGNQFKDEVMGRLIRFVSSHEVGHTLGLPHNMGSSVAYPVDSLRSAEFTKKNGTAPSIMDYARFNYVAQPEDKGVALMPNIGPYDKYAINWGYRPILDKSAKDEKTILNQWIKEKAGNPVYRFGHQQVRNIIDPSSQTEDLGDDAMKASAYGIKNLQRILPRLEEWTTEDGETYEELKTMYGQVVGQFNRYMGHVSSNIGGVYEYFKTADQDGAVYIHVPKEHQKRALQFVNNELFKTPTWLIDENIISKTQHSGIIERIRSLQVRTLNRVLKTGRLTRMIENETLNGTKAYSLIEMMGDLRKGIWSEVYANKTIDPYRRNLQRAHLDRLDFLLNKAKDQKAAKSDRGYFKQTAVTINQSDIKPVVRGELKRLQRDIKRSIPSARNTITRYHLQDAADRIDTILNPSK comes from the coding sequence ATGACTAAAAAAATACTTTCAACTATTTTAGTAGTATTTCTTGCTTTAGGTTTTTCTTTGAATGCGGAAGCACAACGAAAGAAGAAAAAAGACACAAAAAAAGAAACTACTGCTAAAAAAGACAAACTTAAAAAGGGCGGCATACAACCTTATGAAAAGGTAGTTACCAAAAAACACAAAACAGACGAAGGTTTGTTTAAAGTTCACTCAAAAGATGCTAAATATTTATTTGAAATTCCAGATTCTCTTCTGAACCGTGAAATGCTAATGGTGACTAGAATTGCCAAAACAGCTAGCGGTATTGGTTTTGGTGGTGGAAAACAAAATACGCAAGTGCTACGCTGGGTAAAAAACAAGAAGCAAATTTTACTAAAAGTAGTTTCTCACAATGTTGTAGCAGATACCATTTTACCGGTACACGAGGCTGTAGTTAATTCAAATTTTGAGCCCATCCTATTTGCTTTTCCAATCAAAGCATTTAGCAAAGACTCTACAGCTACTGTAATTGATGCTAGTCCTCTTTTTGAAGGTGATGTAAAAGCAATTGCTTTTCCACAAAGGAGCAGAAAGCGTTATAAGATTTCTAAAATGGATAAAACAAGATCTTATATTGACAGAATTAGCAGTTATCCTCAAAACATAGAAGTTAGAAATGTAAAAACTTACATTGCTGGAAATCCTCCATCAAATTCAAGTGTAGGTTCTGTAACTATGGAGTTGAGTAACTCTATGATTTTACTTCCTAAAACCCCTATGAAAAGACGTTATTTTGATGAGCGTGTAGGATGGTTTACGAGTTCTCAAACAGATTACGGTTTAGATGTTCAAAAAAGTAAATCGGTTACCTATTTAGACAGATGGCGTTTAGAAGTAAAAGATGAAGACCTTGAAAAGTTTAAAAGAGGTGAATTAGTAGAACCTAAAAAACAAATTGTATACTACATTGACAGAGCTACACCAAAAAAATGGCGTAAGTACATCAAACAAGGTATTGAAGATTGGCAAATTGCTTTTGAAGCGGCTGGATTTAAAAATGCTATCATTGCTAAAGATGCTCCTACTAAAGAAGAAAATCCTGATTGGAGTCCTGAAGATGTACGTTACTCTGTAGTTCGTTACTTAGCATCTCCAATTCCTAATGCAAATGGACCTCACGTAAGTGACCCTCGTTCAGGAGAGATTTTAGAATCAGACATTAACTGGTACCATAATGTAATGACTTTATTACACAACTGGTTTTTTGTACAAACAGCTGCAATCAATCCAGATGCAAGAGGAAATCAATTTAAAGATGAAGTTATGGGACGCTTAATCCGTTTTGTTTCTTCTCATGAAGTTGGACATACTTTAGGATTGCCTCACAACATGGGAAGTTCTGTTGCATATCCTGTAGATTCTTTACGTTCTGCTGAATTTACTAAGAAAAATGGAACTGCTCCTTCAATTATGGATTATGCTCGTTTTAACTATGTAGCACAACCAGAAGACAAAGGAGTTGCTTTAATGCCTAATATTGGTCCTTACGATAAATATGCTATCAACTGGGGATACAGACCAATCTTAGACAAATCAGCTAAAGATGAAAAAACAATCTTAAATCAGTGGATTAAAGAGAAAGCTGGAAATCCTGTGTATAGATTCGGACACCAACAAGTTCGTAACATTATTGACCCTAGTTCACAAACAGAAGACTTAGGAGATGACGCTATGAAAGCGAGTGCTTATGGTATTAAAAACCTACAACGTATTTTACCTCGTTTAGAAGAGTGGACTACTGAAGATGGTGAAACTTACGAAGAGTTAAAAACTATGTACGGACAAGTAGTTGGACAGTTTAACAGATATATGGGACACGTAAGTTCTAATATTGGAGGGGTATACGAATACTTTAAAACTGCCGATCAAGATGGAGCCGTATACATTCACGTTCCAAAAGAGCATCAAAAAAGAGCTTTACAATTTGTAAATAACGAATTGTTTAAAACTCCTACTTGGTTAATTGATGAAAACATCATCAGTAAAACACAACACTCCGGAATTATTGAGCGCATAAGAAGTTTACAAGTACGAACGTTAAACAGAGTTTTAAAAACTGGAAGATTAACACGTATGATTGAGAATGAAACTTTAAACGGAACTAAAGCATATTCTCTTATTGAAATGATGGGAGATTTACGTAAAGGTATTTGGAGTGAAGTATACGCTAACAAAACTATAGATCCGTATCGTAGAAACTTACAACGTGCACATTTAGACAGATTGGACTTTTTACTAAACAAAGCGAAAGATCAAAAAGCTGCTAAAAGTGACAGAGGTTATTTTAAACAAACAGCCGTTACTATCAATCAATCAGATATTAAACCTGTGGTAAGAGGAGAGTTAAAACGTTTACAAAGAGATATTAAAAGAAGTATTCCTTCTGCTCGTAACACAATAACTCGTTACCACTTACAAGATGCGGCGGATAGAATAGACACTATTCTAAATCCAAGCAAATAA
- a CDS encoding YgiQ family radical SAM protein, giving the protein MRIRRLSDWLPTTNKEVKLRGWDELDVILFSGDAYVDHPSFGPAVIGRILESYGLRVAIVPQPSVHDNLQDFEKLGIPRLFFAVTGGCMDPMVSNYTASKRRRDKDAYTPNGDKGFRPDYATSVYSKILKEKFPDVPVLIGGIEASLRRVTHYDYWSDKLLPTILETSKADMLVYGMGEQPLREIVELLQKGVPFSSLKTIKQTAVLLEEDEKTPKNKNWDDVEISSHETCLKDKKAYASNFKVIEQESNKLYARRIFQKVGNKKLMINPPFPTMTEEEIDASFDLPFTRLPHPKYNKRGPIPAFEMIKFSINIHRGCFGGCSFCTISAHQGKFIASRSQESVLKEVDQVAQMDDFKGYLSDIGGPSANMYKMKGKVQSICDKCVAPSCISPVICSNLDTSHKPLTKLYQAVDAHPKVKKSFIGSGIRHDMLVPEFNKNADPKELDAYTEEVMTKHVSGRLKVAPEHTSDPVLKLMRKPSFKYFHLFKERFDRINIKKKLKLQLIPYFISSHPACEAEDMANLAAETKDMGFQLEQVQGFTPTPMTVATVIYYSGYHPYTLKEVKTPKTKKEKEDQHKFFFWYKKENKQWIKDTLNKVGRTDLLKKLLPEDTSWRKNKAGKAKNTFDDTVTYKPSKPSRRKNKGFKKKRR; this is encoded by the coding sequence ATGAGAATTAGACGACTTTCAGATTGGTTACCGACTACAAATAAGGAGGTGAAGTTAAGAGGATGGGATGAATTAGACGTAATCCTATTCAGTGGAGATGCATATGTTGATCATCCATCATTTGGTCCTGCAGTAATTGGACGTATTTTAGAGAGTTACGGCTTGCGTGTGGCAATTGTTCCGCAACCAAGTGTACATGATAATTTGCAAGATTTTGAGAAGCTAGGAATTCCAAGGTTATTCTTTGCGGTAACAGGTGGTTGTATGGATCCAATGGTAAGTAATTACACGGCTAGTAAACGTCGTCGTGATAAAGATGCTTACACTCCTAATGGAGATAAAGGGTTTAGACCTGATTATGCAACTTCAGTATATTCTAAAATTTTAAAAGAAAAGTTTCCAGATGTTCCTGTATTAATTGGAGGAATAGAAGCTTCGTTGCGTCGTGTTACTCATTACGATTATTGGTCCGATAAACTATTACCAACGATTTTAGAAACCTCTAAAGCCGATATGTTAGTATACGGAATGGGTGAGCAGCCACTAAGAGAAATTGTTGAGTTGTTACAAAAAGGTGTACCATTTTCGAGCTTAAAAACGATTAAGCAGACAGCAGTTTTATTAGAAGAAGATGAGAAAACTCCGAAAAATAAGAACTGGGACGATGTAGAAATTAGTTCGCATGAAACTTGTTTGAAGGATAAGAAAGCCTATGCTTCTAATTTTAAAGTGATAGAGCAGGAGTCGAACAAACTATATGCACGTCGTATTTTTCAAAAGGTTGGGAATAAAAAGTTGATGATTAATCCGCCGTTTCCAACAATGACGGAAGAAGAAATTGATGCTTCATTCGATTTGCCTTTTACACGATTACCACATCCAAAGTATAACAAACGTGGACCTATTCCTGCGTTTGAAATGATTAAGTTTTCTATTAATATTCACCGTGGATGTTTTGGAGGGTGTAGTTTTTGTACTATTTCAGCGCACCAAGGAAAGTTTATTGCAAGTAGAAGTCAAGAATCGGTTTTAAAAGAAGTAGATCAAGTTGCTCAAATGGACGATTTTAAAGGCTACTTATCTGATATTGGAGGACCTTCTGCGAATATGTATAAAATGAAAGGTAAAGTACAATCGATTTGCGACAAATGTGTTGCTCCGTCGTGTATTTCACCTGTAATTTGTAGTAATTTAGATACTTCGCATAAACCGTTAACAAAATTGTACCAAGCTGTTGATGCACATCCGAAGGTGAAAAAATCATTTATTGGTAGTGGTATTCGACATGATATGTTAGTGCCTGAATTCAATAAAAATGCAGATCCTAAAGAGTTAGATGCATATACAGAAGAGGTGATGACAAAACACGTTTCTGGGCGATTAAAAGTTGCACCGGAACACACTTCTGATCCTGTACTAAAGTTAATGCGTAAACCGTCGTTTAAATACTTCCATTTATTTAAAGAACGTTTTGATCGTATCAACATCAAAAAGAAATTAAAACTGCAGTTAATTCCTTATTTTATATCAAGTCACCCAGCTTGTGAGGCAGAAGATATGGCAAACTTAGCTGCAGAGACTAAAGACATGGGGTTTCAGCTAGAACAGGTACAAGGTTTTACACCAACACCTATGACGGTGGCTACAGTAATTTATTACAGTGGATATCATCCGTATACTTTAAAAGAGGTGAAAACTCCGAAAACCAAAAAGGAGAAGGAAGATCAGCACAAGTTTTTCTTTTGGTATAAAAAGGAAAATAAGCAATGGATTAAAGATACGTTAAACAAAGTTGGACGTACTGATTTATTGAAAAAATTACTTCCAGAAGACACTTCTTGGCGAAAAAATAAAGCAGGGAAAGCTAAAAATACATTTGATGATACTGTGACGTATAAACCATCAAAGCCTTCTAGAAGAAAGAATAAAGGTTTTAAAAAGAAGAGACGATAA
- a CDS encoding nicotinate phosphoribosyltransferase, whose translation MNPLLYTDGYKVDHRRQYPNNTTLVYSNWTPRKSRIQGVEKVVFFGLQYFIKKYIIKEFQTNFFNKPKEEICKQYSRRINNYLGENSVGIEHIAALHDLGYIPMTFKALPEGVEVPIRVPMFTMYNTLPEFFWLTNYFETLLSTTVWLPCNSATIAKQYRKILDKYAQETSSVPEMVDWQGHDFSMRGMAGLEAAEMSAAGHLLSFTGTDTIPAVDFLEKYYNADSDNELIGGSVAATEHSVMCMGTNSGEEDTFKRLITEVYPNGIVSIVSDTWDLWKVLTEYLPNLKEEVLARDGKVVIRPDSGDPFDIICGNPNGKTKAAQKGVIQLLWEVFGGTTNTKGYKELDSHIGAIYGDSITLERATQICERLKQKGFASTNVVLGIGSFTYQYNTRDTFGFAMKATYGEVDGEGREIFKDPITDDGTKKSAKGLLKITLEDGEYKLHDQVSWEEEQKGELREVFKDGKLLVDEKLSEIRLRTKNSVLEFSE comes from the coding sequence ATGAACCCATTATTATATACAGACGGTTATAAAGTAGACCACAGAAGACAATACCCTAACAATACCACGTTAGTATATTCAAACTGGACACCAAGAAAAAGTAGAATTCAAGGAGTTGAAAAAGTAGTTTTTTTCGGACTACAATATTTCATCAAAAAATATATTATTAAAGAATTTCAAACCAACTTCTTTAACAAACCAAAAGAAGAAATTTGCAAACAATACAGCAGAAGAATCAACAATTATTTAGGTGAAAACTCTGTAGGTATAGAGCATATTGCTGCGTTACACGATTTAGGGTACATTCCTATGACTTTTAAAGCATTACCTGAAGGTGTCGAGGTTCCTATCAGAGTACCAATGTTTACTATGTATAATACATTGCCAGAGTTCTTTTGGTTAACCAATTACTTTGAAACTTTATTATCTACTACTGTTTGGTTACCATGTAATTCTGCAACCATTGCAAAACAATACAGAAAAATATTAGACAAATACGCACAAGAAACCTCATCTGTTCCTGAAATGGTAGATTGGCAAGGGCACGACTTTTCTATGAGAGGAATGGCTGGTTTAGAAGCTGCTGAAATGAGTGCTGCTGGTCACTTATTAAGCTTTACTGGTACAGATACAATTCCTGCTGTAGATTTTTTAGAAAAGTATTACAATGCTGATTCTGACAACGAATTGATTGGTGGTTCTGTTGCAGCAACTGAACACTCTGTAATGTGTATGGGAACCAATAGTGGTGAAGAAGATACTTTTAAAAGATTAATTACTGAGGTATATCCAAACGGTATCGTTTCTATTGTTTCTGATACTTGGGATTTATGGAAAGTACTTACCGAATACTTACCTAATCTAAAAGAAGAAGTCTTAGCTAGAGATGGTAAAGTAGTGATTAGACCAGACAGCGGGGATCCTTTTGATATTATTTGCGGAAACCCCAATGGTAAGACAAAAGCAGCACAAAAAGGAGTTATACAACTGCTTTGGGAAGTTTTTGGAGGAACAACCAATACAAAAGGATATAAAGAATTAGATAGTCATATTGGAGCTATTTATGGCGATAGCATTACCCTTGAAAGAGCCACACAAATTTGTGAACGTTTAAAACAAAAAGGATTTGCCTCTACCAACGTAGTCTTAGGAATTGGTTCTTTTACTTATCAATACAACACCAGAGATACCTTTGGATTTGCCATGAAAGCTACTTACGGAGAAGTAGATGGAGAAGGAAGAGAAATTTTTAAAGATCCAATTACCGATGACGGGACTAAAAAATCTGCCAAAGGATTATTAAAAATAACGTTAGAAGATGGAGAATATAAATTACACGATCAAGTAAGTTGGGAAGAAGAACAAAAAGGCGAATTACGAGAAGTTTTTAAAGACGGAAAATTGTTAGTTGATGAAAAACTAAGTGAAATAAGACTCCGTACTAAAAACAGCGTATTAGAATTTTCAGAATAA
- a CDS encoding metallophosphoesterase family protein produces MKTFVIGDIHGGLKALPQVLKKAKITIEDTLIFLGDYVDGWSESAQVIDFLIELNKKHECIFIKGNHDLWCEDWLRTGKGEVIWLAHGGEETQKSYESYSEEQKQKHLAFFQQMKPYYIDNKNRLFIHAGFTSMHGVEKETFKLNYHFDRTLWETALATDKNLSKKSELYPERFTHYSEIYIGHTPTIRYNSSNPINALNLWNIDTGAAFTGCLTIMDVDSKEFWQSNPIKTLYPNEKGRN; encoded by the coding sequence ATGAAAACATTTGTCATTGGTGATATTCATGGAGGCTTAAAAGCCTTACCCCAAGTTTTAAAAAAAGCCAAAATCACTATAGAAGATACCTTAATTTTTCTTGGTGATTATGTGGACGGCTGGAGTGAATCTGCACAAGTCATTGATTTTTTAATAGAGTTAAACAAAAAGCATGAATGTATTTTCATTAAAGGAAATCATGATTTGTGGTGTGAAGATTGGTTGAGAACAGGTAAAGGTGAAGTTATTTGGTTAGCACATGGTGGTGAAGAAACCCAAAAAAGCTACGAATCTTATTCAGAAGAACAGAAACAAAAACATTTAGCTTTTTTTCAACAAATGAAACCTTATTATATCGATAATAAAAATCGTTTGTTTATCCATGCTGGATTCACCTCTATGCACGGAGTGGAAAAAGAAACATTCAAATTAAATTATCATTTTGATAGAACCTTATGGGAAACAGCGTTGGCTACAGATAAAAACTTATCTAAAAAATCTGAACTATATCCTGAGAGGTTCACACACTATTCAGAGATATACATTGGCCACACCCCAACTATACGCTATAACTCATCAAATCCTATAAACGCTTTAAACTTATGGAACATTGATACAGGTGCTGCATTCACAGGGTGTTTAACAATTATGGATGTCGACAGCAAAGAGTTTTGGCAAAGCAATCCAATAAAAACGCTATATCCAAACGAAAAAGGAAGAAATTAA